Sequence from the Candidatus Sulfotelmatobacter sp. genome:
GGACTTCATGCTCGCCGAGCTCGACGACATCCTGTCTCGGCTGGTGGTGGACGAGCGGCGGATGCGCGCCAATCTCGAGGCCGGCGGCGGCCTGGTGTATTCGCAGCGCGTGCTGCTGGCGCTCACCGATCACGGCCTGCCGCGCGACGAAGCCTATCGAATCGTGCAGCAACACGCGCTGGCCGCGCTGGATGGCGGCCCGGCGTTCCGCGAGGCGTTGTCGCGCGACCCCGCGGTGCGTGCGCGGCTCTCGAGCGAAGAACTGGAAGCGTGCTTCACGTTCGAACCGTTCTTCCGCCACCTCGATGCGCTCTACGCGCGCGCCGCGGCCCCGCGATGACGCTCGGGCTCGAGAGTCACGGGTGGACACTCGAGGAGGCGCGCGACCCGGCGGCGGTATCGGCGCGACTCCAGGGGCGCGGGGTTCGCCTCGAGCCCGAGGAAGTGGTGCTGCTCTCGAGCCTGCTCGGCCGCGCCCCGAGCTGGGCGGAGGCGGTGCTGTTCGGAATCCTGTGGAGCGAACACTGTTCCTACAAGTCCACGCGGCACCTGCTGCGACGGCTGCCCACTCAGGCGCCGCAGGTGATCCTCGGGCCGGGCGAGGACGCCGGCGTGGTGGCGCTGCCCGCGCCCTGCGAGGACCTGGCGCTGGTGCTGGCGCACGAGAGCCACAATCACCCCAGCCAGGTGCTGCCGGTGGAAGGCGCGGCGACCGGCGTCGGGGGCATCGTCCGGGACGTTGGCTGCATGGGCGCCCAGGTCATCGGCGTGCTCGATTCGTTGCGCTTCGGCGATCCGCGCGGCGAGGTTCACGTGCGCGACGTGGTGCGGGGTGCGGTGCAGGGCATCGCCGACTACGGCAACGCGCTCGGCGTCCCGAATCTGGGTGGCGACGTAGTGTTCGACGGCGGCTTCGACCGGAACTGCCTGGTCAACGTCATGGCGCTCGGACTGGCGCCGCGCGACGGCGTGCTGCGCAGCCGGGTTCCCGAGGGTCCCGGGCCGTGGAGCTTCGTGCTGATCGGCAAGCCCACCGACGAGAGTGGCTTTGGCGGCGCCTCGTTCGCCTCCGGCGAGCTGGGCCAGAGCGATCAGCGCGGCGCCGTCCAGCTCCCCGATCCGTTTCTGAAGCGCGTATTGCACGTCGCCAACGACGCCGCCTTCCAGCGCATCCGCTCGCGTGGCATCCCGGTCGGGTTCAAGGATCTCGGCGCGGGCGGGGTGGCCTGCGCGACCAGCGAGCTCGCCGCCGCCGGCGGCCGCGGCGCTCACATTCGCCTCGACGAGGTTCACGTGGTGGGGCGCCGGCTTCCGCCTGAAGTGCTGCTGTGCGCCGAGACGCAGGAGCGCTATTGCTGGGTGGTGCCGCAGAGCTTCGCCGCCGAGCTGTGCGATCTCTACAACCGCGAGTTCGATCTTCCGCGCATGTTCCCGGGCGCCGGCGCGCGCGAGATCGGGGTCGCCACCGACGACGGACGCTACCGGGTGACCTGGCGCGGCGAGCCGCTGGTGGACTGCGCGGTGGAAGCCATCACCACCGGACGCCGGGTGCAGCGCCCGGCCCGGCGGCGCGCGCCGCGGCGCCCGCGCTTGCCGCGCCGACGCGGGCCGGCGGTGCGCGGCGCGCTGCTGCGCCTGCTGCGCGGCGTCCACCTCGGCTCGCGCGAATACCTGTTCCGCCACTACGACAGCGAGGTGCAGGGCCGCACCTGGCTTCGCCCCGGTGAAGGGGATGCCGCGGTAATCCGGGTCGCCCCCGATCGCGCGCTCGGCGTCGCGGTCGCGGTGGGAGGCAATCCGTTCTGGTGCGGGAGCGATCCCGAGCTCGGGGCGCGCCATGCGGTCGCCGAGGCGGCCCGCAACGTCGCGTGCGTGGGCGGGCGGCCGTGGGCGCTCACCGACTGCCTCAACTTCGGACATCCCGAGAATCCGGAAGTGATGGGCGATTTGGAGGCGACGCTCGAAGGACTGGCGGTGGCGGCCGAGAAGCTCGGCGGCCTGGCCGCCGCGGGCCATCCGCTGCCCTACGTGAGCGGCAATGTCAGCCTCTACAACCAGTCGGGCGATCGGGCGATTCCGGCCTCGCCGATCGTGATGTGCGCGGGTGTGCTCTCGAGCGTCGCGCACGCGGTCGGCCAGGGCTGGCGGCGTCCGGGAGACTTCCTGGTGTTCGTTGGGGAACCGCGCGACGATCTCAGCGGCTCGAGCTTCGCGCGCGAGCTGCTGGGCCACAAGGGCGGCGCGCCGCCCTCGCTCGATCTCGAACGCGAGGCGCGGCTGCAGGAGCTGGCGGTGCGCGCCGCCGAGGGCCGCTGGGTGAGCGCCGCACACGACGTGTCGGATGGCGGGCTGCTGGTCGCGCTGGTCGAGATGATGCTGGCCGGCCCCGCGGATCGAGCGCTGGGCGGCGACGTGGATTTCGGCTCGCTCGAGGCGGAGCCGCTGCCCGCGCTGTTCAGCGAGCAGCCGGGCATCGTGTTCGCCGTGCGCCCCGAACGCGCCACGCGCCTCTTCCAGGCGGCGCGCGAACGCTCGCTGCTGGCCTGGCCGCTGGGGAGCGTCGCGGCGCACGGCCGCCTGCGCGTTCGGCTGCCGGAGGGCGGGCGCGAGGCATGGAGCCGCGACGAGCTCGAGGCCGCGGTGCATCGCGCCCTGCCGCGGCTGTGGAACGAGGAGTCGCTGTGAGCGCACGCGTGGCGGTGGTGCAGATTCCCGGCACCAACTGCGAAGCGGAAAGCGTGCGCGCGCTCGAGCGCGTGGGACTTTCCGCCCAGGTGCATCCGTGGTCGCTGCCGGCGGATCGCCTGCGCGACTATCAGGCATTCGTGCTGCCCGGAGGTTTCGCCTATCAGGATCGCGTGCGCGCCGGCGCGCTGGCGGCCAAGGAGGCGAGCCTCGAGGTACTGGCCGAGGAAGCCGCGCGCGGCAAACCGGTGCTCGGCATCTGCAACGGCGCTCAGGTGCTGGTCGAGGCCGGCCTGGTGCCGAGCGAGGGGCCGGTCGAGCTGGCGCTGGCGCGCAACCGCATGAAACATCGGGTGGGTTACTACGCCCGCTGGATCCACCTGCGCGTCGAGGAGAGCCCCTGCGTGTTCACGCGCTCGCTCGAGCCGGGAACCGTTCTGGCGATGCCGGTCGCTCACGGCGAAGGACGCTTCGCGTCGCGGAGCCCCGAGCGGCTCGCGGCGCTACTGCGCGGTGGACAGGTGCCGCTCCGCTACGCCTCGGCCGACGGCGGGCTCGCCGACGATTTCCCGGACAATCCCAACGGCTCTCCTCACGCGATCGCGGCCGTCTGCAACCGCCGCGGCAACGTGCTGGCGCTGATGCCGCACCCCGAGCGCGCCCAGGATCTCGGCGGCCTGGGCCGCGAGGTCGGCGGCGCGTGGGGGGAACGCTACGATGCGTGGGCCGGCAGCGGCTCTCCCGACGCGGATGCCCGGGGGCCCGGGCTGGCTCTGTTCGAGGGACTGCGTCAGTATCTGGAGCGCGCATGACGGCGAGGACGGGACCGGCAGGAGTAACGCGGGAG
This genomic interval carries:
- the purL gene encoding phosphoribosylformylglycinamidine synthase subunit PurL, with the translated sequence MTLGLESHGWTLEEARDPAAVSARLQGRGVRLEPEEVVLLSSLLGRAPSWAEAVLFGILWSEHCSYKSTRHLLRRLPTQAPQVILGPGEDAGVVALPAPCEDLALVLAHESHNHPSQVLPVEGAATGVGGIVRDVGCMGAQVIGVLDSLRFGDPRGEVHVRDVVRGAVQGIADYGNALGVPNLGGDVVFDGGFDRNCLVNVMALGLAPRDGVLRSRVPEGPGPWSFVLIGKPTDESGFGGASFASGELGQSDQRGAVQLPDPFLKRVLHVANDAAFQRIRSRGIPVGFKDLGAGGVACATSELAAAGGRGAHIRLDEVHVVGRRLPPEVLLCAETQERYCWVVPQSFAAELCDLYNREFDLPRMFPGAGAREIGVATDDGRYRVTWRGEPLVDCAVEAITTGRRVQRPARRRAPRRPRLPRRRGPAVRGALLRLLRGVHLGSREYLFRHYDSEVQGRTWLRPGEGDAAVIRVAPDRALGVAVAVGGNPFWCGSDPELGARHAVAEAARNVACVGGRPWALTDCLNFGHPENPEVMGDLEATLEGLAVAAEKLGGLAAAGHPLPYVSGNVSLYNQSGDRAIPASPIVMCAGVLSSVAHAVGQGWRRPGDFLVFVGEPRDDLSGSSFARELLGHKGGAPPSLDLEREARLQELAVRAAEGRWVSAAHDVSDGGLLVALVEMMLAGPADRALGGDVDFGSLEAEPLPALFSEQPGIVFAVRPERATRLFQAARERSLLAWPLGSVAAHGRLRVRLPEGGREAWSRDELEAAVHRALPRLWNEESL
- the purQ gene encoding phosphoribosylformylglycinamidine synthase I, with the protein product MSARVAVVQIPGTNCEAESVRALERVGLSAQVHPWSLPADRLRDYQAFVLPGGFAYQDRVRAGALAAKEASLEVLAEEAARGKPVLGICNGAQVLVEAGLVPSEGPVELALARNRMKHRVGYYARWIHLRVEESPCVFTRSLEPGTVLAMPVAHGEGRFASRSPERLAALLRGGQVPLRYASADGGLADDFPDNPNGSPHAIAAVCNRRGNVLALMPHPERAQDLGGLGREVGGAWGERYDAWAGSGSPDADARGPGLALFEGLRQYLERA